In Neodiprion virginianus isolate iyNeoVirg1 chromosome 6, iyNeoVirg1.1, whole genome shotgun sequence, the genomic window CCTCCACCCGAATGCAGCTATATCACACGCAGCcttcttaaaaaattgaaagcatCGAAACTTAGAAATGTGAACAATGATGATTCGGAGATCAACATTAAAGGTACGCCAACTGTCACTTCAGCGAAAACTCATTCAGTACCTGAGGTAGCAAAAGAGAAAActaaatgtacatatatgtgtggAGAAAAGCTGGcgaaaaaatcacgaaaatcaAAGTCAGTAGGGACAAGTTCTAATGCTTCAGCTGACTCAAAAGATTTCAACTTTACTAGTTTAAAAGTAATGGATTCAACACCAGAAATGGGGAAGTTAAACTCCAAATGTAATCGCAACTGGAAGGACCTAACATCATGGAGGAAATCACAAAAACTGCAGCCAAGTGATAATCTTGATACAGCAAATGATGATACATTTATAGCATCTCAAGTGGGAAATAATTCCATGTCAAAGACTGCAGTATGCAAAACTACTTGTACACGTGAATGTAGAGAAAAACTTTATGATCATTGTGACGACTCATTATCAGACAGTACAAACAAAGTAGACTCAATATCGACATCTATGAAGtcacaaattgaatttatgTATGAAGAAACCGATAAATTGCAAGGCAATCTTGTGCAATCTGAAATAGTGAATATAAGTATTACTCCGGAACCTGAAGCTAAAATAAACGTTTCAAAGCGAAAGACAGTGAAACGTAGATCTATAAAGGTGATTGACAAACTAAAGAGCTCTGGCACATTGatggtgaataaaaattcttcagtTCGCTCTGTAGATTTATCATCCACCAGTTGCACAGAATCAGATTCAACACCCCATGTCCCGACGGAGAAAGTCAAATGTACACGTCAACCAAAAAATAGAGTACAAAAAGATCTTATAAAGACAAATCAATTAAAAAGGCCTAGTATTCTCACAtgcaaagttgaaaataattatccacCAACTAGAATTATAACTGATTCAACATCAGAGACATCGAAGTCTGAAACAGTGATGACCGAATGTTTACCAAAGCCTGTAGTCAGTTCTGAAAAAATGCTGATGTCGTCAAACCAAGAAGAGATGGGCAAAGTTGAAAACACGTATCCAGCAACCGGAACTATAACTGATTCAACATCAGAGACATCTATGTCAGAAATAGTAATGGCTGAATATTTAGCAAAGCCTGTAGTCAAACGTAAAATGCGGATGTCATCGAACCAAGAAGAGACAggcaaagttgaaaatatgtatccAGCAACTGGAACTATAACTGATTCAATATCAGAGACATCAAAGTCAAAAATAGTGATGTTTGAATGTTTATCAAAGCCTGTAGTCGAATATCAAAAAATGCAGATGTCCTCAAACAAAGAGGAGATGGTCGATACGCATGTTGTTAAGGATTCGGTGTCTACAAAAATGCCAAAGCCAAATATTCAAATGACACATGAATGTCGAGCAGCCAAGGCACAGACGAATTCTCAGACTCCTGAAACAAATGACAAGGCTTTGAGTGAAATCGTGTTTACACCGTCGAAGCACAGTACAAATATTGGTATAGCAATAAACCCAAGTAAATCGAAAAGTACACGAACCCGGAAATGGATCAGAGTACACAAGAACTTGATGAATTCGACAGTCGAAGGGATGGAATATCACCCTGTAATTAAGAACAAGGGTTCTGTTTGTgagtcaaataaaaaaaaatattcagccGAACTTAATACGAAAGATTTAGATAAGGATGAATGTATATTCACTAAATGTAAAGAACGACtaaattcaatttccgatGTAGTAAAAAATGAGGATCTATTACATTCAAATTTGTACCAACCAAGAGTTTTACTCCGTGACATCGCTTACGACAAGGAATTGCCACAAAAACAAAGGGacatattattaaaaaaaaacacatcgcGAGACGTCACCGCTACTCTGAGTACCAAACAGTGGATCAAATGTAATACTTCTGAAGTTTTTTCTGAGTCTTGTAGTGAAAATGATCAATCACTTACATCTTCAAATACCGATTTGATAGCCCATAGGCATAAATGTCCGAATCTTCATGAACAACAACTGCACACCCCATTTCTATTGATGAACCCTGGACCAATCGAGCCTGTACGTGGTACAAACAGTAGTAGCACAGTAAGTGATGCAGATGGTCTGTCTTCATTGATTGAATATCCCCTAAaaggacaaaaattttctgatgCGACTGGATTACCTTTAGAACCATGCAGCCCCACTAAGATacataatattgaaaaaaacctAACGGAACCTATTGTGACTGATCAAGAAAATAATCTAACCGaagcactttttaaaaaaggGGATTTGGAATTCCCGTTGGACTTGCGTGTCAATGCTTCCATAACTTCTGCGACGAATGAATCAGAATTTTTACCATGCAACGATAACTCAGTTAAATTAGATACCTCTGACTTCAATTTAACAAATAATAGTGATGAATGCAACAATGAAAAGCTAATGCCTTGCCATTCAATTCTACAGGTCGCAGAAAGTATTCAAGTAAGATGTACCGACTCAATATGTAATCCAAATCGAACGCCTGTAAAGTCTGAGAAATTGAATTCCTCAAATGGTCTGTCATTAAAAGTATCGATACCAATATATTTTACAGACACAAATTCTGGGCAGGTGGTCAAACTTTTCAAGCAAGAAAAATTGGCACCAGTTAACAAAAGTGAAACTCATAGTTCTCTCAAATTGTTAGAAATCCaaggagtaaaaaaaagtcaagaGACTAAGGAGATAATTTTGGGTGAAAAATGTAACGTACCATTCGACTTGATAGAAGATCCCAAATCAGCAGGTGCAGACAATAATTATGACAATATTGGGTTAACAACAACATTAGACCTAATCAACATAGAAGATGATAACAGAAGCTGTTTTGCAGAAACACTGAAAAACTGCAGCACCGATATTTTCTCTGTACCAACAGTAGCAGAACGGCCTATACATCAATCAACACCTATTGGAAAAAAACGGCCCAAAATTGTCAGTGACGAGATTCTCCCCAAAGATACAATAACATTTCCTTGTAGCAAAGATGTGTCACTAGAATTATTTAAATCTGACACTAACGACAGAATGCATCAGAATGACGTGGACGATGTTGGCAAAAATCAAGATTGGCTAATGGCATTTAACAGTCATTCAGCAGAACAGgatgacaaaaataatataaagtcAGAACATAGTTGGGGGAAGAGAGATACAGACCAAATTCCTATCACGGGTGCACAACCTTTTGATCCCTCTAAGTTATTGACTTATTATTGTCCTGAGTTAGCTACATTTTATTCCATCAATGATTCTACCAAGAATAACCAGAGCGAAATTACATTACCAGATCCTGATGTCTTTAACGACAATAGCAGACCGAATCACAATGCTCTGTCAGTGCCAAATATAGTGGAAACTGAAACAAACGCGGGCAACACTGACCTATCGCTAAAAGATGATGTTGGTATATCTAAAGGTAAAACCGAACTTGGGAATGCTTTCGGGGGTGTCGTTGCTTCGAGAGTTTATTATGTTGATAATAAAATGGATACGGAATCGTCTGAAATAATCGATACTGAGTCAACAAGCAAGCCATCTCCACTTATTGCTGAACTAACTATCGCTAACttgagaaattttacaaacatCTCGAATACTACGGCTGAGTCTGAACGCACCTGGTGCGTTGAAACACATCAGTATTATACGTCGCATAAAGatgaaaaacgcaaaaaactTCCGAACATTAATGAAGTACCAGACAATCGTAATGATTTAAGCGAGGCTACGAAATCAGAGCTAGAAAATCAAACTCAATCTCTTccgatgaaaatgaaacagcGGAAACGGAAATGGATAAgtgataatagtaataaagCTCAGGATCCTGCACCATTGAGTGGGAAAAGAATACAACTGAAGAGACACAGATGGAGCGTCAGTGGTCCGGGAGATCTTGAAAGTACGATGAATTACCCAAAATCAAACTCAGCTAAATCAAATACTTCTATTGTTTCTACCGGTTCAAGCACTGTTGCGCAAAATAAACAGTCATCTAAGAACGGCAgtccaataaaaaaatttgttgttcCTACAAACGACGAAACTCAACAGCTGGAGctaaaaactgaaaatttactGCCAAATATGAATATTCTTCCTACCTCTTTTGGCAAAactaatattgataataattctGAATCATCTAAATATAGTTTTTGTGAAGACAATATTTTACCAAAGTGGCCTTCGACATCCCCAAAAGATACTGAGGGTTTTAATTGCAATAGTGACTTTAACAAGaatggaaatttaaaaaaatttaactttaaTTCAGTATCAGCAAGCCCATTGTCTTCTCAAAATTCGGTACTGAATATTCAGGAGTCTGATAGGTCTACTCTGACAAAAGAAATAATTGGCCAAAACCTGGGAAAAAGTGACATAGGACTTGATAAAGGTC contains:
- the LOC124307601 gene encoding uncharacterized protein LOC124307601, whose product is MAPVKKQKQQLHQLKQETESDMKEVNNNSAAGCEKIIALPAWTPPTIFKLKSKEDEKQVQKFYAGTSQQQTSVSLVTAKTHDDVWTSATVLKLDNQEDEKHVRSSDAGTSQQQTSISSVSIKKRDDLSSGNAQLDIPTPKSRTRNSLPKRLIASQPSVIDSESPNEATNITTDSILKFIKPPPECSYITRSLLKKLKASKLRNVNNDDSEINIKGTPTVTSAKTHSVPEVAKEKTKCTYMCGEKLAKKSRKSKSVGTSSNASADSKDFNFTSLKVMDSTPEMGKLNSKCNRNWKDLTSWRKSQKLQPSDNLDTANDDTFIASQVGNNSMSKTAVCKTTCTRECREKLYDHCDDSLSDSTNKVDSISTSMKSQIEFMYEETDKLQGNLVQSEIVNISITPEPEAKINVSKRKTVKRRSIKVIDKLKSSGTLMVNKNSSVRSVDLSSTSCTESDSTPHVPTEKVKCTRQPKNRVQKDLIKTNQLKRPSILTCKVENNYPPTRIITDSTSETSKSETVMTECLPKPVVSSEKMLMSSNQEEMGKVENTYPATGTITDSTSETSMSEIVMAEYLAKPVVKRKMRMSSNQEETGKVENMYPATGTITDSISETSKSKIVMFECLSKPVVEYQKMQMSSNKEEMVDTHVVKDSVSTKMPKPNIQMTHECRAAKAQTNSQTPETNDKALSEIVFTPSKHSTNIGIAINPSKSKSTRTRKWIRVHKNLMNSTVEGMEYHPVIKNKGSVCESNKKKYSAELNTKDLDKDECIFTKCKERLNSISDVVKNEDLLHSNLYQPRVLLRDIAYDKELPQKQRDILLKKNTSRDVTATLSTKQWIKCNTSEVFSESCSENDQSLTSSNTDLIAHRHKCPNLHEQQLHTPFLLMNPGPIEPVRGTNSSSTVSDADGLSSLIEYPLKGQKFSDATGLPLEPCSPTKIHNIEKNLTEPIVTDQENNLTEALFKKGDLEFPLDLRVNASITSATNESEFLPCNDNSVKLDTSDFNLTNNSDECNNEKLMPCHSILQVAESIQVRCTDSICNPNRTPVKSEKLNSSNGLSLKVSIPIYFTDTNSGQVVKLFKQEKLAPVNKSETHSSLKLLEIQGVKKSQETKEIILGEKCNVPFDLIEDPKSAGADNNYDNIGLTTTLDLINIEDDNRSCFAETLKNCSTDIFSVPTVAERPIHQSTPIGKKRPKIVSDEILPKDTITFPCSKDVSLELFKSDTNDRMHQNDVDDVGKNQDWLMAFNSHSAEQDDKNNIKSEHSWGKRDTDQIPITGAQPFDPSKLLTYYCPELATFYSINDSTKNNQSEITLPDPDVFNDNSRPNHNALSVPNIVETETNAGNTDLSLKDDVGISKGKTELGNAFGGVVASRVYYVDNKMDTESSEIIDTESTSKPSPLIAELTIANLRNFTNISNTTAESERTWCVETHQYYTSHKDEKRKKLPNINEVPDNRNDLSEATKSELENQTQSLPMKMKQRKRKWISDNSNKAQDPAPLSGKRIQLKRHRWSVSGPGDLESTMNYPKSNSAKSNTSIVSTGSSTVAQNKQSSKNGSPIKKFVVPTNDETQQLELKTENLLPNMNILPTSFGKTNIDNNSESSKYSFCEDNILPKWPSTSPKDTEGFNCNSDFNKNGNLKKFNFNSVSASPLSSQNSVLNIQESDRSTLTKEIIGQNLGKSDIGLDKGQSTNESAKGDLDYEYDDCISLFAESIVITNVDQSINFMNGAKTSPCKTQNSSERSYEDIKDFATYYNKNLEECNAAYEFGYETERNGYTTSNIIIPSDTKNSNNCLNFNNNLSNTIPVPQVNTQYSETEFSSAINPPISNLNSSSSMRGRLGIRQETQNAVSTFTSRIFWRHCFHILRFGYCKRKHCHFIHNLTPSLQKLDQKDLDYIVEVIAYSNINGFTHLIKNVYHQVVTQMDARNIIELFHKLYCKRQLNEHLVNCTVHALISTGMSLRNIFSNMALLLDENDIGLIEYLIEFIGEMTQPGTYWDTFRDFLIKIPPSRRRIARVIHELVDINKDKSHIEDVYRNFINKLSLNQVSMININLRNRLNSILMKNDIIHKNIQYSYTPLSTQNDSSNLMLETNVGRDINKELIEIPGIHSPDSTQYSDSGLLLSRTSQRSSLQGPANTPSLFISRDDSPRSMAADPNVFNQKRNTGIRSNPLVTKFSATSSSRTSEAEAEAADLTSDSYKVHLIENLKEPQSVYRNRHWQFHLDMTIVKESLKHQDYEGVLKILNKYSDVVEKTLFTTSCYRMLHKNVIMSAYHMKNMIKLSVRMGVNKSLSQTLFYLGMYTMIELCDAGAWVIAYSLFKPLQATGLMENIAEYALISAEICIANGRPLKAFTILKQSNMFCTNPSKWLVTSNPNDERVRVMIINLLLDVLCQELPEQAFYIFTYLLGDQSRIYHPIDLTAYTDNLVTGILNGKCNDLVPEIAKIIIENNFSLSNSVFQSLVINLFKKDLKRCKQLYRYGTWLGVYPIVGLTVPLRILIKTNWMREEIYLAVLNFLETLSVEVGHAVDQIRPHQFSIHLVFELAPFKQQLPDNEDQICNSDELKMSKKLMKTVLQEEFYPPLKTGCKERERLMKLQSRTVVNYLKCMSALQ